A DNA window from Bos indicus isolate NIAB-ARS_2022 breed Sahiwal x Tharparkar chromosome 9, NIAB-ARS_B.indTharparkar_mat_pri_1.0, whole genome shotgun sequence contains the following coding sequences:
- the CITED2 gene encoding cbp/p300-interacting transactivator 2, protein MADHMMAMNHGRFPDGTNGLHHHPAHRMGMGQFPSPHHHQQQQPQHAFNALMGEHIHYGASNMNASSGIRHAMGPGTVNGGHPPSALAPAARFNNSQFMGPPVASQGGSLPASMQLQKLNNQYFNHHPYPHNHYMPDLHPAAGHQMNGTNQHFRDCNPKHSGGSSTPGGSGGSSTPGGSAGTSGGGAGSSNSGGGSGGGSSSNMPASVAHVPAAVLPPNVIDTDFIDEEVLMSLVIEMGLDRIKELPELWLGQNEFDFMTDFVCKQQPSRVSC, encoded by the coding sequence ATGGCAGACCATATGATGGCCATGAACCACGGGCGCTTCCCCGACGGCACCAACGGGCTGCACCACCACCCTGCCCACCGCATGGGTATGGGGCAGTTCCCTAGCCCCCATcatcaccagcagcagcagccgcaacaCGCCTTCAACGCCCTGATGGGCGAGCACATACACTACGGCGCGAGCAACATGAATGCCTCGAGCGGCATCAGGCACGCGATGGGGCCGGGAACTGTAAACGGAGGGCACCCCCCGAGCGCGCTGGCCCCCGCGGCCAGGTTTAACAACTCCCAGTTCATGGGCCCCCCGGTGGCCAGCCAGGGAGGCTCCCTGCCAGCCAGCATGCAGCTGCAGAAGCTCAACAACCAGTATTTCAACCATCACCCCTACCCCCACAACCACTACATGCCGGATTTGCACCCTGCTGCGGGCCACCAGATGAACGGGACAAACCAGCACTTCCGAGATTGCAACCCCAAGcacagcggcggcagcagcaccCCCGGCGGCTCGGGCGGCAGCAGCACCCCCGGCGGCTCTGCGGGCACTTCGGGCGGCGGCGCGGGCAGCAGCAatagcggcggcggcagcggcggcggcagcagcagcaacatgcccGCCTCCGTGGCCCACGTCCCTGCTGCAGTGCTGCCGCCCAATGTCATAGACACTGATTTCATCGACGAGGAAGTGCTCATGTCCTTAGTGATAGAAATGGGTTTGGACCGCATCAAGGAGCTGCCCGAACTCTGGCTGGGGCAAAACGAGTTTGATTTTATGACGGACTTCGTGTGCAAACAACAGCCCAGCAGAGTAAGCTGTTGA